The window GCCGATCGAGTTCTACCGGCAGCCCGGCGTACAGGTCACGAGTGAATCGTTCACCGTGGCGGGGCGCCGGTTTCCGGTCACCGAACTGACCCAGCTCAAGACCGCCCGGGGGCCGCACGACCCGCTCACCGTACGGGCCGTGGTCGTGACCGGTGGTGTGCTGGTCGCGATCGGCATCGCGTTCGGCTACACCGGCGAGTTCTACCGGCTGACCGCCGCCACCTACCTGGCCCTCGGCGCCGCCGCGTTCCTCCCGGTGGTGCTCGCCTTCCTCGGCCACCGGCTGCGCCCGCCGACCCACGAACTG of the Micromonospora sp. NBC_01796 genome contains:
- a CDS encoding DUF6232 family protein, with amino-acid sequence MHPTRDSARRTGTQSVTGKQADRPAPIEFYRQPGVQVTSESFTVAGRRFPVTELTQLKTARGPHDPLTVRAVVVTGGVLVAIGIAFGYTGEFYRLTAATYLALGAAAFLPVVLAFLGHRLRPPTHELWGRYRGEMILLFSSDQERQFGQLTRALRRAQEVARFGGVAEPVVTSSQPWEPPAR